One part of the Plasmodium cynomolgi strain B DNA, chromosome 3, whole genome shotgun sequence genome encodes these proteins:
- a CDS encoding actin-like protein (putative) — translation MAAPVNIDVPKLILDNGGGLIKGGILPSYSQMNDSQCNEIEPKFIVPNCVGQVRKKNIIHISDSCYSISEYFCHRPHADGLLLDLEMQTKIWEKLFSCKQTVGYKIKDMAICITESYLTPAYIRQGVIELLFEYFNFNQIVVVSSQTMLPFSFIGLNLGQYDILNPPVFSYPNSRGRKGEASKRRKRGAATGGGAGAAAGGAAGGGSKSITRKNLSPKENIKGEEGDGSCRNIHADLKSEVDKWSSGELQDEWEEEEGGVGLGGVGGAAGLGMSSRSDVFSEVKNELNGLGSGLESGLRSGLGSGLGSGFGSGLGNGLGSGLGSGIPHDACSTTSQQNDGPGQEDHPPPAENNALTNRHIFVKNIECYNKYTQRVYLEEGFRGENWQEYHFDGFFNCGGGNFPSNGVVRTLQSNSYLGNNFAVQDPNFLLPDQIDLQHRYYEPNDRDLHKFQSHFNNTYVESFYREVLNGNYNLSLRNPCALYVDVGFSHTYVLPYIEYKLIEYAILRTKVSASILNTYLKNILSYKHVNLEHNELLVENIKERACYVSLDYEQDLENEKRRLQEIKRQRIADKLGAREEREAAKTNVEGREGEVPYGMANGKGKIKLKEVDPSCKDGEENPTVGVFTTKNGGQKKKRTQPHLFYSYKLIDYNNATKREISEVYDTLRTNSSNDCIYVDSDLDDQMEFSNYVESSDMGKAEESNEKESKSDERYRDGNAYKNRHEGDLRRREFPNDLSVKGRNTETEHKNDIINLTNERISIPEVLFNPKDINLEHCSIVELIYRCISLLPKEMQRYFLAQIYISGGSTKFKNFKHRLYKELRAMFPSEWEINIYSHRNGLYSNYIGTYVWLSDHNIYNYNVITREQYFNHGKGA, via the exons ATGGCGGCTCCAGTCAACATCGATGTCCCGAAGCTGATACTAGACAATGGAGGGGGGCTGATCAAGGGAGGCATCCTGCCGAGTTACTCCCAGATGAATGACTCCCAATGTAACGAAATAGAACCTAAGTTCATAGTCCCCAATTGTGTAGGACAGgtgagaaagaaaaatatcattcACATAAGTGACAGCTGCTACAGCATATCTGAGTACTTCTGTCACAGACCTCATGCAGATGGGTTGCTACTGGATTTGGAGATGCAGACGAAGATCTGGGAAAAACTCTTCTCTTGCAAGCAAACAGTTGggtataaaataaaggacATGGCGATCTGCATCACGGAGTCATATCTCACCCCAGCGTACATAAGACAGGGAGTTATAGAGCTTCTCTTCGAGTACTTTAATTTTAATCAGATTGTCGTTGTGTCCTCTCAAACGATGCTACCCTTTTCTTTCATCGGACTTAACTTGGGACAGTATGACATTTTAAATCCTCCTGTTTTTTCCTACCCCAATTCGAGGGGCAGGAAGGGGGAGGCATCCAAGCGGAGGAAAAGGGGAGCAGcaacaggaggaggagcaggagcagcagcaggcggagcagcaggaggaggaagtaAATCCATCACCAGGAAGAACCTCAGTCCGAAGGAGAAcataaaaggggaggagggggatgGAAGTTGTCGTAATATTCATGCCGATTTGAAGAGTGAGGTAGATAAATGGTCATCGGGTGAGTTGCAGGACGAgtgggaggaggaagaggggGGAGTAGGCCTGGGAGGAGTGGGAGGAGCGGCAGGACTGGGGATGTCCAGCCGCAGCGACGTCTTCAGTGAGGTTAAGAACGAGCTGAATGGGTTGGGGAGTGGATTAGAGAGCGGTTTGAGAAGCGGCTTGGGGAGCGGCTTGGGAAGCGGCTTCGGAAGCGGCTTGGGGAACGGCTTGGGAAGCGGCTTGGGGAGCGGCATACCGCACGACGCGTGCAGCACCACCTCCCAGCAGAACGATGGACCTGGGCAGGAGGATCATCCCCCTCCCGCGGAAAATAACGCATTAACCAATAGACACATCTTCGTAAAAAACATCGAGTGCTACAATAAGTATACCCAGCGCGTGTATCTGGAGGAGGGCTTCCGAGGGGAGAATTGGCAGGAGTATCACTTTGATGGCTTTTTCAACTGTGGTGGTGGTAACTTCCCTAGCAATGGAGTGGTGCGCACGCTGCAGAGTAATAGCTACCTAGGAAATAACTTCGCAGTCCAGGAtcccaattttttacttcccgaTCAGATAGACCTACAACACAGGTACTACGAACCTAACGATAGAGACCTGCATAAATTTCAAAGCCATTTTAACAACACGTATGTGGAAAGCTTCTACAGGGAAGTCCTAAACGGGAATTACAATTTATCTCTGAGGAATCCCTGTGCTTTGTATGTAGATGTAGGGTTTTCTCACACGTATGTGTTGCCATACATCGAGTATAAGCTGATTGAATACGCCATTTTAAGGACTAAGGTCTCTGCTTCTATATTAAATACTTACTTGAAGAATATCCTTTCGTACAAGCATGTGAATCTGGAACACAATGAGCTGCTCgtggaaaatataaaggaGAGGGCTTGCTACGTGTCGCTGGACTACGAACAGGATTTAGAGAACGAGAAGAGGCGGCTGCAGGAGATTAAGCGGCAGCGGATTGCGGACAAGCTGGGCGCGCGCGAGGAGCGGGAAGCGGCCAAGACCAACGTTGAGGGTCGCG AGGGAGAGGTACCCTATGGGATGGCCAacgggaaggggaaaatcaaaCTGAAGGAAGTCGATCCGAGTTGCAAAGACGGGGAGGAGAACCCCACTGTGGGTGTTTTCACTACGAAAAATggtggccaaaaaaaaaagcgaacaCAACCGCATCTCTTCTACAGTTACAAGCTAATCGATTACAACAACGCGACAAAGAGGGAGATTAGCGAAGTGTATGACACGTTGAGGACAAACTCATCCAACGATTGCATTTATGTGGACTCCGACTTGGACGACCAGATGGAGTTTTCTAACTACGTGGAGAGTAGTGACATGGGGAAAGCTGAAGAGAGTAACGAAAAAGAGAGCAAGTCCGATGAGAGGTACCGAGATGGAAACGCTTATAAGAACAGACACGAGGGAGATCTACGACGAAGGGAATTCCCAAACGATCTGAGTGTAAAGGGAAGGAACACAGAAACGGagcacaaaaatgacatcATAAATTTGACGAATGAACGAATAAGTATCCCAGAGGTTCTTTTTAATCCGAAGGACATAAATTTGGAACACTGCAGCATCGTGGAGCTGATCTACAGATGCATCTCGTTACTTCCTAAAGAGATGCAGAGGTATTTTTTGGCTCAGATATACATCTCAGGTGGCTCAACTAAATTCAAGAATTTCAAGCACAGACTGTACAAGGAGTTACGAGCTATGTTCCCAAGCGAGTGGGAGATTAATATTTATTCTCATCGCAATGGTCTCTACAGCAACTACATCGGCACATACGTCTGGCTCAGCGATCACaacatttataattataacgTGATCACCCGGGAGCAGTACTTCAACCACGGCAAGGGTGCCTAG